A region from the Brevibacterium paucivorans genome encodes:
- a CDS encoding N-acetylmuramoyl-L-alanine amidase — protein MKRLFVSAVALTAAAASVAPATTHSTLPFGPGAEPFQTHTRTESGAYDAQSQAAANVSDQNAPVTTTKQSVEGAEQTIDTTKANSQKNNSRLITVMGVTWEGEGERDVQYRTRHAQGDNWGDWEQLPVSDEGNDPSSQDHRESTDAVVVAPYEVVQVKSDAPITVSVSVTERTQVDDIVAGHAIDRPLHDTDNATPEHRDEAGELGATSATNTAYNASGTHGAYSAQNVASVDGLEYVTRSQWGASKPRCDIDQAKRNEGVVIHHTNGASKYSQSEVPGILRGIQAYHQKSRGWCDIGYNMLIDRFGKIYEGRAGGLDKATVGAHAVAVNEGTFGVAVMGTYHKPAPREVLDSLSKVIRWQSHKWGWKVDAEMKIRSAGGPGALKPKGAMFTLPRVIGHRDVGETDCPGDGLYGQIPDIRRMSTSSPIDEYANKHKLGKPSSDVKTLKDRKDTQARAYGSRLVLSNERGTYRIEGAILNAWKKMGWERSHVGLPTADAVCGLPGGGCYQKFEKGVVHWSKGSGAHATSGAIHNEWAKNKYERGPLGYPIAEEVTKKGVASQKFQYGSITWTSKNGAKVKVAKVSGNAK, from the coding sequence ATGAAACGTCTTTTTGTGTCGGCAGTTGCCCTGACGGCTGCAGCCGCATCCGTCGCTCCTGCGACAACGCACAGCACCCTGCCGTTCGGTCCTGGTGCAGAACCATTCCAGACTCACACCCGCACAGAGTCCGGCGCGTATGATGCACAGTCCCAGGCGGCCGCCAACGTCAGCGACCAGAACGCACCGGTCACCACTACCAAGCAGAGCGTCGAAGGTGCCGAGCAAACCATCGACACCACAAAAGCTAACTCCCAAAAGAACAACTCTCGCCTCATCACCGTCATGGGTGTCACCTGGGAAGGCGAAGGTGAACGCGACGTTCAGTACCGTACCCGCCACGCACAAGGTGACAACTGGGGCGACTGGGAACAGTTGCCCGTGAGCGACGAAGGTAACGACCCTAGTTCCCAAGACCACAGAGAATCGACCGACGCTGTCGTGGTTGCTCCATATGAAGTGGTGCAGGTGAAATCCGACGCCCCTATCACAGTCTCGGTCTCCGTTACAGAACGCACGCAGGTCGACGACATCGTTGCAGGCCACGCTATTGACCGCCCGCTACACGACACCGACAACGCAACCCCAGAACACCGCGACGAAGCAGGTGAGCTGGGGGCGACCTCGGCGACCAACACCGCCTACAATGCCAGCGGCACACACGGCGCATACTCAGCACAGAACGTCGCAAGCGTTGACGGACTCGAATACGTGACCCGCAGCCAATGGGGTGCAAGCAAACCACGTTGCGACATCGACCAGGCCAAGCGCAACGAAGGTGTGGTCATCCACCACACCAACGGTGCAAGCAAGTACTCACAGAGCGAAGTGCCCGGCATTTTGCGCGGTATCCAGGCCTACCACCAGAAGAGCCGCGGATGGTGCGACATCGGGTACAACATGCTCATCGACAGGTTCGGCAAAATCTACGAAGGCCGTGCAGGTGGGCTCGACAAGGCGACTGTGGGCGCACACGCGGTCGCAGTCAACGAAGGTACGTTCGGCGTTGCCGTTATGGGAACGTATCACAAGCCGGCACCTCGGGAAGTTCTTGACTCACTGTCCAAGGTCATTCGCTGGCAGTCACACAAGTGGGGCTGGAAAGTCGACGCTGAGATGAAGATCCGTTCTGCTGGTGGCCCCGGTGCCCTCAAACCGAAAGGCGCGATGTTCACACTGCCACGTGTGATTGGTCACCGTGACGTGGGGGAAACTGACTGCCCCGGTGACGGCTTGTACGGCCAGATTCCGGATATCCGTCGCATGTCGACCAGCAGTCCAATCGACGAGTACGCGAACAAGCACAAGCTTGGAAAGCCAAGCTCGGACGTGAAGACGCTCAAGGACCGCAAGGACACGCAGGCACGCGCATACGGATCGCGGTTGGTGCTTTCAAACGAACGCGGAACGTACCGGATCGAGGGCGCTATTCTCAACGCGTGGAAGAAGATGGGATGGGAACGGTCTCACGTGGGCCTACCGACTGCTGATGCCGTCTGCGGTCTTCCAGGCGGGGGTTGCTACCAGAAATTCGAAAAGGGCGTCGTCCACTGGTCGAAGGGCTCGGGTGCGCACGCCACCTCTGGCGCGATCCACAACGAGTGGGCCAAGAACAAGTACGAGCGCGGACCGTTGGGTTACCCGATCGCTGAAGAAGTGACCAAGAAGGGCGTGGCTTCTCAGAAGTTCCAGTACGGGTCCATCACCTGGACCAGTAAAAATGGGGCCAAGGTCAAGGTGGCCAAGGTGAGCGGAAACGCGAAATAA
- a CDS encoding C40 family peptidase produces the protein MKTFATSVILAATLVAGTVTPALATEPGDHDYLLTGNIRDHNVQETKPRKHKEPAPQVKEPNLSAPKAKAPAPMPKAPVPARHGDVRKGDTAYVVVSTATLWKSPTSPRKQDAPALQNPAKMDEWNRGLTDRKGLTGRTETQAIYGDAVYVWEVRDDWARVGVTTEPAPGKPRGYEAWVPKRQLAKSTTFGNASEKMTHVVSVKKSRAHVEAEPTKSTGRTRIEVPFNTRLPITSTRDGKARVALPDNRFGWISFNDVERFDQRKVRPKPKPSQLVETGRQFLGLKYTWGGASAYGFDCSGFTYSIYRAHGITIPRDSGPQSKTGRTVSQGDMQPGDLIFFASKRGKGSVYHVGMYVGHGKMIHAPNASRSVEIVNWKSWGGARDFAGVKRYV, from the coding sequence ATGAAAACGTTTGCCACCTCGGTGATATTGGCAGCCACGCTGGTAGCCGGCACGGTCACGCCAGCCCTTGCAACGGAACCTGGTGACCACGACTATCTGCTCACGGGAAATATCCGAGACCACAACGTGCAAGAAACCAAACCGCGCAAACACAAAGAACCGGCGCCACAGGTGAAGGAACCCAATCTGTCTGCGCCCAAAGCCAAGGCGCCAGCACCGATGCCCAAGGCCCCGGTTCCCGCACGGCACGGCGACGTGCGCAAGGGCGACACAGCGTATGTCGTAGTTTCCACGGCCACGCTGTGGAAGTCGCCCACATCGCCACGTAAGCAAGACGCGCCAGCACTGCAGAACCCAGCCAAAATGGACGAGTGGAACCGCGGGCTGACCGACCGCAAGGGACTGACCGGACGAACGGAAACACAAGCGATCTACGGTGATGCTGTGTACGTGTGGGAGGTACGCGACGACTGGGCACGAGTAGGTGTCACCACCGAGCCAGCGCCGGGCAAACCGCGCGGATATGAAGCGTGGGTGCCCAAGCGACAGTTGGCGAAGAGCACCACTTTTGGCAACGCCAGCGAGAAGATGACGCACGTGGTTTCCGTCAAGAAGTCGCGCGCGCATGTGGAGGCCGAACCCACCAAATCGACGGGACGCACGCGCATCGAGGTTCCGTTTAACACGCGCCTGCCAATCACCAGCACGCGCGATGGAAAAGCCCGCGTAGCACTGCCGGACAACCGGTTCGGATGGATCTCCTTCAACGACGTTGAGCGTTTCGACCAGCGCAAAGTGCGTCCAAAGCCCAAACCGTCGCAGTTAGTGGAAACGGGTCGCCAGTTCTTGGGACTGAAGTACACGTGGGGTGGAGCGTCGGCGTACGGCTTTGACTGCTCGGGCTTCACTTACTCGATCTACCGGGCGCACGGCATCACCATTCCGCGCGATTCGGGACCACAGTCGAAGACCGGACGCACGGTCTCCCAGGGTGACATGCAGCCGGGTGACCTGATCTTCTTCGCTTCCAAGCGTGGCAAGGGCAGTGTGTACCACGTGGGTATGTACGTGGGCCACGGAAAGATGATTCACGCGCCTAACGCGTCACGTTCGGTCGA
- the tpx gene encoding thiol peroxidase yields MATITFQGNPVTTNGNLPTGSAPEFELTGTDLEPVALSDYKGKRVVLNIFPSVDTGVCAKSVRTFNEKATELENTVVICASKDLPFALGRFCGAEGIDNVVSGSGFRSPFGDDYGVEMTDGPLKGLYSRAVIVIDENGKIVYSQQVDEIGEEPDYDSALNALN; encoded by the coding sequence ATGGCTACTATCACGTTTCAAGGAAACCCAGTCACAACTAACGGAAACCTGCCAACCGGATCGGCTCCAGAATTTGAACTGACCGGAACCGACCTCGAACCAGTCGCACTGTCGGACTACAAGGGCAAGCGCGTGGTCCTCAACATCTTCCCTTCGGTCGACACCGGGGTGTGTGCAAAGTCGGTGCGCACGTTCAACGAAAAAGCCACGGAACTTGAGAACACGGTCGTGATCTGTGCATCAAAGGACCTGCCATTTGCACTAGGCCGGTTCTGCGGGGCAGAGGGAATCGACAATGTCGTGTCCGGCTCCGGATTCCGCTCACCGTTCGGTGACGACTACGGTGTGGAAATGACCGACGGCCCTCTCAAAGGCCTGTACTCCCGCGCAGTGATCGTGATCGACGAAAACGGCAAGATCGTGTACTCACAGCAGGTAGACGAAATTGGCGAAGAGCCTGATTACGACTCAGCCCTGAACGCACTGAACTAA